cttggcatgATTGCCCGCAGGATTTTTCAGCTACGAATCTTTACCTGGATAATTTGGTTGTGCTCGACCTTTCGAGGAGTGACATCACTGACGACTGGGGTGGATGGAGGCAAATCAAGGTACCAACACACCTCACTCATGTTCGTTCCAAATTGTGTCAATTGATCTTCATCATCTCAATACTTTTTGCCGGCATGTAATCTGCCTTGTTTTTCCATTGCAGATGgttaaaaagttgaaaattctaaatttggcGTGTTGCTATTGTTTAACCAAAACACCCGATTTTTCAGAGTTTGGCAATTTGGAGAAATTGATTCTAGAAGGGTGTGAGAATTTGTCTACCATTGATAGCTCAATAGGTAAGCTAAAACTACTAAGTACTTTGAATATTGAAGGATGTACATCCCTTGGAGAATTGCCCGAAGAAATTGGCTCTCTAGAATGCTTATCAAAAATTATTATGCCGTGCACCGGCAGCCTGTTTAGGCTTCCAGAGACACTAGGCAATCTAAAATATTTGACGAAGTTTAAAGTTACAAATCATCCTTATATTAGCCAAATTCCTCACTCTATTGGAAGGTTGAATCTCAAGCATTTGGTTTTGTTTAATTGCGATAATCTTCATGAGCTTCCGGATTCTATTGGGGAAATAGAATCATTGGTCAAATTGATTTAAGAAGCATGGAGATTTTTGTTCTCCctaattccattggaaggttaaAGAATCTCAAGTATTTACTTTTATCTGAGTGTAAGAATATGTTGGAGCTTCCAAAATCTATTGGGAAGTTAGAATCATTGGTGAAATTGGATTTAGAATCCTTGGGCATCTCCGTTCTCCCTTATTCCGTTGGAAAGTTAAAGGATCTCAACTATTTGCTTTTATCTCATTGCAAGAATATGGTCCAGCTTCCAGAATCTATCGGGGAGCTAGAATCATTGGTGAAATTGGATTTAGAATTGTCAGGGATCTCCGTTCTCCCTTATTCCATTGGAAATTTAAAGAATCTCGATCATTTGCTTTTATATAATTGCATGAATATGCTGCAGCTTCCGGAATCTATCGGGGAGCTAGAATCATTGGTGGAGTTGGATTTAAGTTTGTTGGAGATCACTGTTCTCCCTAATTCCATTGGAGGGTTAAAAAATCTCAACTATTTGCTTTTAGCAAGATGCAAGAATCTACATAAGCTTCCAGACTCTATCGGGAAACTACAAGCATTGGTCAAGTTGGATTTACATCTCTCGGGGATCTTTGTTCTTCCTCATTCCATTGGAAGCTTAActagtctcaagtatttgtctTTATCTGAATGCAAAAATCTGCA
This region of Eucalyptus grandis isolate ANBG69807.140 chromosome 8, ASM1654582v1, whole genome shotgun sequence genomic DNA includes:
- the LOC120287578 gene encoding disease resistance protein RPV1-like, which produces MEIFVLPNSIGRLKNLKYLLLSECKNMLELPKSIGKLESLVKLDLESLGISVLPYSVGKLKDLNYLLLSHCKNMVQLPESIGELESLVKLDLELSGISVLPYSIGNLKNLDHLLLYNCMNMLQLPESIGELESLVELDLSLLEITVLPNSIGGLKNLNYLLLARCKNLHKLPDSIGKLQALVKLDLHLSGIFVLPHSIGSLTSLKYLSLSECKNLQDLPDSIGELESLVTLGLKLLGISVLPNSIRRLKNLQYLLLSECKNLHEVPDSIGELKSLFELDLNLLGISALPDSIGRLKNLKHLRLRECKNLHELPDSIGELKSLVELDLELSGIAILPNSIGRLTNFTHLSFSGCENLLELPDSIGNCNHYSSWI